The following nucleotide sequence is from Primulina tabacum isolate GXHZ01 chromosome 2, ASM2559414v2, whole genome shotgun sequence.
AGCAGGTGTATGAATGTTCACTGATTGGTTAATCTATAACAATACaaacaaaataattatattacatCAACCATTTCATTTCAGAATATATTGGACTCGTATGGATAACATTAAATTAAAGAGTTTAAAATCTTACATTTATCGAAGATATTGAGCATGAACTCCCTTCAATATTAACCACAACTTGTCATGCTCTTTTCACCTGCATGTAAGTATATACGACAACATATTTcttaaagaaagaaaaaatgcaataaaaataagttttcATTTTCAGAACCTATagtttttcttttcttgttgcacccaaattattattttggtaaAATAGCGCGTTGATGTGTCATGGGCTCTTGTTGGAATGCTTATTGGTGTTGGACATCTTCAGTCCGGTTAAAAGTCCTTTTGTTATGTCCTGATCCACCGCATAGTTTGCATTTGGTAAATTTTTTTACAACTCTCAACTTATTTTCAGAAGGGGGTGGTTCATCTGGTTCTCTTCTTCGTAATTTTGCAGGCCTTCCAACTTTTTGTATGTAAACTGGGGGCAGTGGTGGCACCAAATCACATGGGGGCCACAAGTCTGGCCCATTCACAGGCATTATTCATGCTGCATAACATCTTCTATATGTCTCTACCAAGTAATAAGGATGAACATATGCTTCTGGATCATCTTTTTTGCACCAAATGACGCATACAACGTGCTTGCAAGGAATGCCTGTCAAGTCATATTTCCTTCAACTGCAAGACCTGTTCAACAAGTCAACCGAATGCTGATCACGTCTATCATATGATCTCATTATCTGGTAGTGCATTTCATCTGAATTCATGGGAGAATACCTAATAGCTTCCACATATATCTTTGCAAGCACATCTTTGATCTTTGAACAAATTCGGCCGTTCCATCTAATATGAATCGGTTAAAACTTTCACACATGTTGTTCAACAAGATGTCTGATTTAGGATTGGTGCTGAAATACACCTTAGATCACTGGTTTCGGGTTTTTTCGCCAGCCATTCATATGCCTTTGCATCAATGTCTTTCAACTCAGCCATGTGCACTTGAAACTCTTCAATTCTTGTCGTTTTTTCCGCAGCCCAAAAGGCAATCTTAACCGCTACACTCTTGAATCCATCACGTTTCATATTGCTTTCTAAGTGTCTCACACAAAATCTATGTTCAGCATCTGAAGCCAAAGATTCAAGTGTAGGAATCAAACATTTTTGCTTATCTGACATAAATGTCCAAGTGTGCGGATCATTGCCAACACCAATGTCTTCATTTAGGAGCTGAAGAAACCATGTCCAACTATCTTTTGTTTCACGCTCAACCATTGCATAACATATTGGAAAAATGTTATTATTCGGATCTAGCCCCACGGCCGATAACAATTGCCCACCATGTTTTACCTTTAAGAAGCATCCATCAACACCAATGATACGCCGACAAGCGTtcttaaatccttattttcaagcTGAAAAACAAACATACAATCTCTGAAACCTTGGACCTTTGTCATCCTCTGTCAACTTCAAAACTACAGTAGCCCCAGCGTCGGATCTTTTCAATTCAGCACAATACTTCTTTATTTGCCGAAACTGCTCATCGACAGAACCTTGCACTAATTTCAGCGCCTTTCTCTTAACCATGTAGGCGGTCTTACTTGAAAAATCTGACTGAAGAATGGTAGAAATATCTTCCCTAAACTCCAAGTGTCCCAATTTAGGATTTGTGCTGAATTTTTTGGCAAATGTCTTTCCCAACCACATTGAGTTGACACACTTGTTTTTAAAATCACGAACACAATGACTGTGACATCCATCAAAAGTTCTTACTTGCCAACAACTATCATTAGTCATTTTCGCAACATGGATCATCCAACAACAATTATCATCATTACATTTAGCCCacaatcggatgttatcatttTTACAAACTTCATCGGTCTTCCTTCTCTAATGCAGTGACTTTCAATTGTGAATTTTGCTTCTTTCTTTGAGCTAAAGACTAAACCAAGCTTCAACTCTGGATTTTCAAAACCCTTTTTTGGGTCAAACAAAACATAATTTTTAACTTCATCATCATCAGAATCATGAAGACTGGTCAAACCGTTAATATCTGCACAAATATCCACTTCATTGTCATACTCATGCATTTTATGAAGGAGAACATCTGTATTTTCTCTTTCAGGGACAACCATTTTTCCTTTCATAGATTCTATATCATGGACAACAAATGCATCAACTAACTCATTATTTTCTACAAAATCATACTCATTGTTATCAAAATTATCAACATTTTCGTCTccaacttcatcattttgaccATCTAAGTGTTCAATATATATTTCAACCTCATAATTTATTGGAATATACTTTCTAAGATTCAACACATCAGAATCATTTTCCAAATATCTACCTTCACTAATTTTAGTTCCAAATTTGTGCCAAAATCTAAAAGCATTTTTGTCTTCAAATCCAAGCTCCTCCATAAATCCCCACATTTCAATCATTCACAGCTTATCAAGATCGACGGAatcaaaatattcaaaactCTCACCGATGTATTCATTGTGTTTCTCAAGAGATTTGAATCTTCCATTATAATACATTTTAATTGTAAAGAGATCTGGTTCCCCAATTAatcctaaaaaaaattacattaaaTTATCGAGAAAATGCATCAAAAAAATTTAAGCGTGACAGTTACAAAAATAATGCATTACCATAATTTGGAGTGCTCTTTCTTGAGGAATTACTCCGTCTAGCCATTAAGTATCCACTCAGTCACCTTAATAACATATGGAATGAATAATAGTCAAGAATTTTAAATTGTAAGCAATTAAAAATTGAATGCAAACCACATTAAGAATTGTCCAGAATTCTCCtataattaagaaaaaaacAACATTGAAAAAACCGAAGGAAGATATATCCCATTAAGTTTTACAATCTGAACACAAATGGCATTGTAggcaattaaaaatttaatttaaaacatacTTAAGATTTCTCCAGAAATCTGCAATATCATATATCGTGTGCATGTGATGTGCTCCATTATATCTTACATCATGATGGCACACACTAAGTTTAGGAATATGTTAGGTCTCAAAGTTGATGATATATGAAAACAAAAGTAGCATTACAGTGCATTAAAAATTGAATGAGTATCGAAGAAAAGAACAAATGGTTACCTCGAGCGTGCAGCGGTGCGTGGAGGAGGATAGTTGTTGAAGCAGCGACCGACTCGACGTGGAGGAAGATAGTTGTTGCAGCAGGCAGCGACCGACTTGCTTGGAAGAGAAAAGATCGATTAGGGCTACTGAATTGATTTGGGCTTTCTTCAAGGCAGAAGCATATCTTCTTTCCGTTACTTTCAACTCCAAATTGACGGAAAGACCAATGGGATAAATTAATGTGAAGATTTGGGACTAAATTGGGTCGAAAAATTGATTTGAGACTAAACCGGGAAACATACTTAAGATTTAGGACTAAACCGAGAATTTACCGTGAATCAATGTTTTCACGTTTTCGATTGCACTAGATATAAATTATgagtttttatttgaaaaattcattcttaagaatttattttatcGAGACATATAATAAATCCAATATATAATAACGTATAATAttttaacaaaatacaaaaaaaaaataaaaataatatttaatacatTATTTAGTcaaggtattttaatttaatatattttacttaaaataatttttattgaactcaaatattatttaatatctgcatatttttattagttcatgatatttatgttaattttactatttttttgaACAAATTTCGTAATATCATATAATGCATATTTCATACCCAAAATTGGCTTAATTTTTGGGCAAAACTATTGTTCAAAAAATAAGAAATCATTTTGGACTAAatattaattaacatattaattatgaaaaagataagtcatatatatatatatgttaaataTTAATCAGTTACTATTTTATGTATCTAATCCAATACACATCACACATATTGATGTAGCTAAAAATTGTGATTATCTGGGCTACTCTGCTTGCTCGTAAACGGATCTAATTAATCGCATACTGGTATTCCAGCTAGCTCGTAAACGTGTTCAAGTAGGCGATGAAGAGAAAATTTTGTGGGTTATCACCTGCCTCACAAACAAACGTAAGAGGTGTCAAGATTTGCTCGGCGTAGACAATCTGACTCTCAagttataaaataatttaaagatgttatctaaaaactaaagagtttaaatataaaataatgagAGTGTGTCATGAATAATGAGATTATtcctttatttaaatattttttaggagTATCCGGTGTACTTGAGCTTTTTAAACAATTTAGGCTTTAACAATGAGGTAAAtactaaaattgaaatataccccatcacacacacacacatataaggTTAAACAAATATTTGTTGTGAAGAGAAAATATCTCTCTACCGGTCACGAGTCTCTTGCTCCAATTGTTGGGAATTCAACTATAATTTTATGTTGGAAATGTTGCACAATATATCGAATGGTTTAGTACAGAAATATTTTGGCAAAAAAAACCAGCGAAAAATATAGTGAAGAAAAACAGTAGAGAAAGGCTTAAAATAAAGCAAACCGAAGATGTACTTCGAGGATGTActtggacgtctgtttcccaggatacaacggaacaacTAGCAGTAACCTAGCACGAGGCACCACTACAGCGAACTGAAAACGTACCTTTACTTTATCACCTAAATTTAACGGAGACCAAATGGAAAgataacaatatgaaatgcaagaaAGTGCTTGAAAGAGATTAGATTTTCATATATTTGAAATGAGGAAATCAACTCACTATTTATAAGCTCCAAAATGCACATCAAGAGTCatgcaagattaattaactcaattaatctttCCATTAACTCAAAAATATGAAGAGCCAAAACTCTTTaactaactcaagaatgtggagagccaaaagacactcacgcattcatgagacataatttttattcaaactctaaatttgattaaatttcCAGCaggaaatacataaaaaaaatcaagagttaaaaatatgaaaaaatatgtTCATTGATATAAAGTCTTTTAGGTAAGGTTCGAAAGCAAATCAATGAGAGATTAGACCCAAAGTGGATGATATCATATCattgtaaaaatacatgtgttttCTTATACAATATATGATATCAGAGCCAcgaattttgatattttatgcatgtttttagtTTAAAGCGTTGTTAGATGTATAGACATAACAAAGGATAGAACATAAATTCTAACTCCCGAGGCAACAGCACCACTTCCCCAATTGTATTATAAAAAAATGGCCCTTACTCGAAATACGACTGTTGATATAGGGCATGAGGGGTGGGCTGGAAGTAActgttggatcaatttatttatattggattatatgtgaataattatgtgttgtgggttatctattaagttaagcccaaaataaagtgatcaactattgtttcgggttattgggctttaatgtatctaatgggctgtgggcctttaatgtgtagagacataagtgtaatttctgtttttatgatgggctaaaacagaaatatcagaagatattgataaacattatctataaatatgggtcatggtccccagatctcgcgttatcgctttcactattctcttccctattaagaaaatagttctgaagagaaactaaaggactctctcaaggaaagagcgcgtagatctggaagatcaaaacacgttctaaagaattcaggattatggcttcaggtacgcttccgcttaagatttcagtcaaattcttaatgatttagcgtgatggattctgcggtttatggATTTTCCCCAACAAGTTGTATCAGAGCCATTCATGTTTGAATAATTGAGATTTGTGTAAAATTTTGGATACTATTTGGatccagatctgaaaaataaaattttgttaaaaatttttttgatatgacttcagatctggaaaatatattgatatgttttcagatctgaaaatattttgatatggtttcagatctgaaaattaatttggtttagatctgaaattttttttgatatggcttcagatctggaaaatattttggttgaaaaccaaatcttttaaagtttcagttttggtaaaaagatttggttgaaaatttttaaggatttggcataagatttcgattttccttccagttttgttcaacaaaatatttaagtggaaaattgaaaatttggattaatttttttttaaaaaaaaaaaatcaagtacGATTTCGGGTCGGGTCGTACGGACCCGGTTTGACCCGACTCATACGGATTCGGGTCGGGTCGTACAGAACCGGGTCGACCCGACCCGTATGGAATTTCcgaaatttaaaaagaaaatttcgtTTCAATTTTATTCGGTTAatgttaaatatttattaattaaaataatgataaggctatatgtatttttaaaattgattaattgaaataaaatgtcgcCAAATTGACCTCTtttatggaaattaattttattttgaaatacaaaaggattttgggtatatgtgatttatatgaatattgatcggcccaaaggaatgttaatatttaatataatcacATATGCAATTGTGGTGGTAAACATGTGATAGTTGTTCGGTTTTTTCATGTAAATAAtaaatcggcccaaaggaaggttgttatttgacatgatagTTACTATCAGTGTTTGACTACTGCGCCAGGATATCACTTACAAGTTAATCTTTTGTCCaaagatgaaacattaatggagtgctcgatattctgtttatgggggtttacattatttgaatttattgattattttatttggatatttggttgagcatgtatgttttgtttttttgttctctgttcagatttgactcctgcaaatattcattccaacataaattctattcctatgttaaatggctcgaattttaaatcgtggcaagagaatttattgatagtTCTTAGAGTCATGGATTTGGACCTTGCGATAAGGGTTGACTCTCCTCCCGCCATTACGGATAAGAGTACCTCTGATGAAAAGAGGGAGTTTGAAAGGTGGGAGAGATCGAATCGCATGTgtatgatgatcatgaagaggGCCATTCCAGAAACATTCAGGGGCACAATGTCTAGCGACATTGCTACGGCTAAGGCTTTCCTTCAAGACCTCGAAAAGAGGTTTGCTAAAAGTGAAAAGTCTGAAATTGGTACACTTTTGGCAAGCCTCGTTTCAATGAGATACAGGGGTAAGGGCAACATCAGGGAGTTCATTATGGAAATGTCTCATCTTGCTTCAAGGTTGAAAGCACTGAAGCTTGACCTCTCTGAGGACTTGCTGGTGCATCTGATTTTGATATCTCTTCTTCCTCAATTTAACCAGTTCAAGGTGAGCTATAACTATCAGAAAGAGACTTGGTCTCTGAATGAGCTCATCTCGCACTGTGTCCAGGAAGAGGAAAGGTTGAAGCAAGACAAGACAGAGAGTGCTCATTATGCCTCTACCTCGAAGGATAAAGgaaagaaacgaaaggataaggaagctgcggatacacagcctccgaagaaacaacagaagaaTCCTGGTGATTCTCAAAGTTCTGGTTGTTTTTTCTGTGGCAATGATGGGCATATGAAGAAGCAGTGCAGTAATTATCACGCTTGACATGCTAAGAAAGGTATGCTTctgaatatgatttgttttgaggttaatttaacttcagtgcctagacacacgtggtggatagattctggtgcaacaactcacatcagtgtgtctatgcagggttgcctggattgccgaaaaccaaatgatgctgaaagattcatctatgttggtgacggcaacaaagttgaagttgaggcaataggaaaatttagattattgttaaagactagaatatatttggatctttatgaaACATTTGTTGTGCCGTCTTTGAGACAGAATTTGATTTCCATTTCTGCATTGGACAAatttggttattcttgttcttttggaaatggaatattcagtttgtctctcgattcaaaattggttggttctggttctttatcaggatacgataatctctattctttggatgttattgcttcatttaatcaatccctgcaaacaagtagaggcactaaaagaaaattaaccaGTGAGAATTCAGCTGCGTTATGACACAAAAGATTGTGTCATATCTCTGAAAAGAGAATAAGGAGACTCGTGTCAGACGAAATTCTCGAACCtttagattatacagattttaataattgtgttaattgtataaagggaaaacaaaccaacaaaaggagatttgaagTCAACAGGTGTTCAGGCGTCTTAGAACTTATACatactgatatttgtggaccattcccttcggcttcttggaatggtcaacagtattttataacgttcacagacgatttttcaagatatggcttcatttatctcattcataaaaaggcacagtcattggatgtgttcaaaaactataaagctgaagttgaaaatcaacttgaCTTAAAGATTAAAAGCGTTAGATCTGACCGTGGGGGTGAATACTATGGTAGATATGACGGTTCAGGTGAACAACGtccaggacattttgctagattCCTGGAGGAATATATCGTCCCACAGTACACTATGCCGGGTTCGCCCACTATGAATGGTGTTGCTGAAAGACGAAACAGAACGCTTAAGGACATGGTGAGGAGTATGATCAGTCATTCTACCTTACCAGAATCACTCTGGGGAGAAGCACTAAAGACCGCAGCATATATCCTTAACAGGGTTCCAACTAAGGCAGCGACCAAAACCCCTTATGAACTTTGGACGGGTAAAAAGCACAGTCTTAAGCATCTGCACGTTTGGGGATGTCCAGCTGAGGCAAGGCCTTACAAGcctaatgaaaagaaactggactcaaggacggttagttgttattttattggatactctgaaagatccacggggtacaagttttatgatcccACGAGTAAGTCGATTTTTGAGTTAGGAAATGCCAGGTTCTttgaggatgttgagtttgcggggggagataaagtaagagatattgtctttgaagaggaatatgtaaatattccCACATGTATCTTGGACATTGATCAGGATCATATTCCTCACTTTGACCAAGAAACAATACAGGAAGACAATATTAGAGATCCTCTCATTCCAGATGAACAAACTCAAGCACCTCCAGAACCTATGCCATTAAGGAGATCCACTAGAGAGTGAAGAAATGCAGTGCCAGATGATTACAttgtatttcttcaagaacatgaggCAAACACTGGATTGATGGAGGATGATCCTATTGACTTCCTTCAAGCCATGGAAAGTTCTAACTCTCAAAAGTGGAATGATGCCATGAATGAGGAGATAAAGTCCATGAAGGACAATGACGTATGAGATCTTGTCCCATTGCCTAAAGGTACGAAGCCCATTGGTtgcaaatggatatttaaaaccaaGAGGGATTCGAAAGGCAATGTGGAAAAATATAAGGCTCGTCTTGTCGCTAAAGGCTTTACGCAGAAAGAATGGATTGATTATAAAGAGACTTTCTCTCCGGTTTCTTCGAAAGACTCTTTAAAGATTATAATGGATTTGGTGGCGCATTTCGATCTTGAGCTTCATCAGATGGATGCAAAGACTGCGTTTCTAAATTGTGACATTGATGAAACGATTTATATGGTGCAGCCAGAAAATTTTGTGTCCAAagacacaaataatatggtttgcaaattaaagaaatccatctatgggctcaagcaagcatctcgacaatggtatttcaaatttcatcaagtgatcatctcgtttggttttgagatgaatttggtcgatga
It contains:
- the LOC142537436 gene encoding uncharacterized protein LOC142537436, producing the protein MTNDSCWQVRTFDGCHSHCVRDFKNKCVNSMWLGKTFAKKFSTNPKLGHLEFREDISTILQSDFSSKTAYMVKRKALKLVQGSVDEQFRQIKKYCAELKRSDAGATVVLKLTEDDKGPRFQRLYVKHGGQLLSAVGLDPNNNIFPICYAMVERETKDSWTWFLQLLNEDIGVGNDPHTWTFMSDKQKCLIPTLESLASDAEHRFCVRHLESNMKRDGFKSVAVKIAFWAAEKTTRIEEFQVHMAELKDIDAKAYEWLAKKPETSDLRWNGRICSKIKDVLAKIYVEAIRYSPMNSDEMHYQIMRSYDRRDQHSVDLLNRSCS
- the LOC142537437 gene encoding uncharacterized protein LOC142537437, giving the protein MDLDLAIRVDSPPAITDKSTSDEKREFERWERSNRMCMMIMKRAIPETFRGTMSSDIATAKAFLQDLEKRFAKSEKSEIGTLLASLVSMRYRGKGNIREFIMEMSHLASSSR